A window of Plantibacter sp. PA-3-X8 genomic DNA:
GTTCTTGCGGATGAGGTCCATCGCGAGGTAGCCCTGCACCGAGACGGCGAGCTGCGTGAGGATGTCCTGGTGGCGCTGGCGGACGGGGAAGAGGACGTCGGCCTCGAGCTTCTGGGCCTCCTCGATGCGTCCGGAGGAGCGGGCTTCGTCGATCTTGGCGACGCAGGCGGCGTCGAGGGCCTTCGCGAAGACGGCGTACTCGCTGAGCGCCTGCATCGTCTCCCAGAGCTGGACCTTCTCGCCGGCGAGGGCGGCGTTGTCCTTCAGGAGCTCGTCCTGGCCGGCCATGAGCGACTTGATGATCTTGTCGAGCTGGGTCTGCGCGGACTCGTACTTCTGGAAGTACTTGGCGAGTTTGTTGCCGCCCGGGATGAACCCGAGGATCTTGCGGCCGACGCCGAGGTCCGCCTGGTTCGGCGTGAGGTCCTCGACGGTGCTGCGGAGGTCGCCGAGCGTGGTCGCGACCTTGATCTGCGCGCTGTCACCCGAACGCTTCGCGCCGGCGACCGAGGTCGACGAGCGGTCGAGCATGCGGGAAGAGTACCCGCTCGACTGCACCATCTCCTTGCCGCCGATCTGGGAGATGCCCTCGATCTTCTGCGCGAACTCGGGTGAGCGCGGGTCGAGCGTCGCGACCTCCGTCACGAAGGAGCGAGCCTGCTGCTGGATCTCCGTCTGGCGCTCCGCCGGGACGGGGACCATGCCCGGTGCCTCTTCGGCCTGCACGACGTCCGGTGCATCCGGAGCGTGCAGCACGAGGGAGGCTGCTGCCTGTTCGTTGGCGTCTGGCGGAGTGAGTGGCGTGCTCATGCGGTCGACCTTGCTCTCGTGTGTGGCTTGCTCGTGGTGGAGTCGTCGGTGCTCAGCCGAGCGGGACGCCGAAGTCGCCGGCGATGCCGGCGAGACCGGTGGTGTAGCCCTGGCCGACGGCCTTGAACTTCCACTCGGATCCGTTGCGGTAGAGCTCCGAGAACAGCATGGCGGTCTCGGGGGCGGCGTCCTCGCTGAGGTCGAAGCGGACGATCTCGGTGCCGTCCTGGTCGACGATGCGGCAGTACGCTCCGCGGACCTGGCCGAAGTTCTGGCGACGCTCGTCCGCCTTGTCGATCGACACGGCGATGATCACGCGCTCGACGTCTGCCCCGACCGCGTTCAGGTCGACCGAGATCTGCTCGTCGTCGCCCTCGCCGTCGCCGGTGCGGTTGTCGCCGAGGTGCTTGACGGAGCCGTCCGCCGAGGCGGGCTGGTTGTAGAAGATGAAGTCGGCGGAGGAGCGCACCTTGCCGTTCGCGCCGACGAGCAGCGCGGAGGCGTCGAGGTCGAAGGCCTCACCGCTCGTGGTGCGCGGGTCCCACCCGAGACCGACCGTCGCGACCGTCAGGCCGGGGCTGGTCTTGGTGAGCGAGAGGTTGTTGCCCTTTTCGAGGGTGAGTCCTGCCATGGTGATCGCTTCTCCTTCGGAACTGCGCTGGCGCGCGGGGGACTGCTGCGGGTGGTGCTCAGAGGGCCTGGGCGGCCGGGCCGAGGAGGTCCATGACGGAACGCCCGTTGGCGCGCTCGCCGATCGCCTTGAAGGTCCAGCCGTTGCCCTCGCGCGAGACCTTCGACATGATCATCGCGGTGTGCGGACCGGAGTCGGTGAGCTGGTAGCGGGCGACCTCGGGCGAGCCGGGGGTCGAGTCGTCGATGATCCGGCTGAAGGCGTTCTGCACGGTGTCGAAGGTCTGGCGGCTGTAGCTGCTGATCACGAACACGATCTGCTGGACGGACGGGGCGACCCTCGAGAGGTCGACGAGGATCGTCTCGTCGTCGCCGTCGCCGGCACCCGTGAGGTTGTCGCCGGTGTGGCTGGCCGAGCCGTCCTTGCTCGCGAGCTGCTGGAACCAGATGGTGTCGAGCACCTTGCCGGTGGCGTCGAAGAAGATCGCTGAGGCGTCCAGGTCGATGTCGGGTGCGGACGAGCGGCCGAAGAAGCCGCGCTTCACCGGTGCGACGCCGTCCCAGCCGAGACCGAGGCGGATCCGCGTGAGCGAACCGCCGTCCTGCTTCGTCAGTGAGAGCGACTGGCCCTTTTCCAGACTCAGACCCATGGTTCCGTCTCCTAGATGCTTCATCGTGTTGCTGGTGGTGAGGTGTGGGACGTGCGCCCCCGGCCGAAGCTGGGAGCGCACGTCCACGTTATCGGTTCAGCCGGGCGAGCGCCCGGATTCCCGGCCCGTTCAGAGCAGGCCGCGGGAGTCGGAGCTCTTCGCCTGCAGCTCGTGGGCCCGGGCGAGCAGCCGCTGGAGCTCCTCGTCGTCGGCCGCCTTCGCCTGGTGCTTGGGCTTCAGGTTCGCGAACGACTTCTGGCGCTCGACCATGCGGGTGTAGCTCGTCTCGAGTTCGACCTCGTCCACGTGGTGACCGTCCGGGATGTCCTCCGGGGAGTCGGCGTGGTCGACGATCTTCTTCGCCTGGGTGCGGGCGTCGCTGATGATCGTGTGTGCACGACCGGCCGGGCTGAGGAGCGATGCGAGGACCGTGACGGTGAGGATGCCGATGATGACGATGAGCGACAGGCCAGTGCTGATCTCGAACACCGGGATGTGCTCGCCACCGTTGAGGAACGGCAGGGTGTTCTCGTGGAGCGCGTGCAGGACGAGCTTCACACCGATGAAGCCGAGGATCGCCGCCAGGCCGTAGCTCAGGAAGATGAGGCGGTCGAGCAGGCCGTCGATGAGGAAGTAGAGCTGACGGAGGCCGAGCAGCGAGAACGCCGTCGCGGTGAAGACGATGTACGGGTTCTGCGTGAGGCCGAAGATCGCGGGGATCGAGTCGAGCGCGAAGAGCAGGTCGGTGCCGCCGATGGCGACCATGACGAGCAGCATCGGCGTGAGGACCTTCTTGCCGTTCTCGATGGTGACGAGCTTGTCGCCGTCGTAGCGGTCGGTCGTCTTGAAGAGGCGCTTGGCGAGACGGATGACGAAGTTGTTCGCGTCGTCGCTCTCCTCCTCCGGGCGGAGGAGCTTGATCGCCGTGAAGATGAGGAACGCGCCGAAGATGTAGAACAGCCAGGACCAGGCGTTCACCGCGGCGGCACCGAGGAAGATGAAGCCGGTGCGGGCGATGAGGGCGAAGACGATGCCGAAGAGGAGCACCTTCTGCTGGTCGGCCCGCGGCACGCGGAAGCTCGACATGATGATGAGGAAGACGAAGAGGTTGTCGACCGACAGGGCCTTCTCCGTGATGTAGCCGGCGAAGTACTCGGATCCGAGTGTGCCGCCGCCGAAGAAGAGGACGCCGAGGCCGAAGACGATGGCGATACCGACGTAGAGGGCCGACCACTTCGCGGCTTCCGGCAGCGTCGGCTCGTGGGCCTTGCGCACGTGGAAGATGAAGTCGAAGGCGAGGAGGGCCAGAATGCCGACGATCGTCAGCAGCCAGACGTATCCGGGGATTTCCATGGGCTGTGTTCTCCGCAGCGCTCGAGGTGGGGGACGGGTGATGTTTAGTTGGTGCCGTCCCACTATATAGTTGGTATGGTCGAACCAACACCCGAACGCACGTATTCAGAAAGAATTCAGCTATGAGCGATGACGTCGACCCCGCCGAGGCGGGAGCCGTCATCCAGGCGTCCCTCGCGACGGTGCTCCGGTGGTCCACCAGGGCCGACAACCGGCGTTCGCTGCACGACGCCGAGGGTGCCGCCCTCACCGCCACGGACGCGTGGCTCCTCGAATACGTCATCACCGCCGGGCCGATCCGCATGTCCACGGTCGCGGGCTGGATGGACGTCGACAAGTCGACCGCGACGGCCGAGGTGCGTCGCCTCGAGGAGGGTGGTCTCGTCGTCCGGGCGACGGATCCGAGTGATCGCCGCGCGGTGCTCGTGAGCGCGACGGAGGAGGGACGGACCGCCCTCGAACGACACCGGCAGGCGGCGCAGCAGGTCTACAACACCCTCGTCGGCAAGTGGAGCGAGCGCGATCGAGCGGAACTCGCCCGGTTGCTCTCGCGGTTCGTCGACGAGTTCTCCTGGGTCAGCGACGCCGTCTCGCAGCACAACGCGAGTCGCTGACTCTACGGCCTCACGGGTCGATGCGCACCGGGATCGGTCCCGTCCGCTCCGCCCGCGGCCCGTACACCCAGAAGCGGTAGAGCACGAAGCGGAACGCTGAACCGAGGGCCAGCCCGACGATGTTCGCCGACACGTTGTCCGCCAGCGGCGTCGTCAGGTGCATCGCGTCGTGGGAGACCCAGAGGCAGGCCAGGGCGATCGCGCCGCCCGCGAGACTCACCAGACCGAACTCGAGCGCTTCGCGGGCGACGTCCGAGCGCCGATGCGCGCGGAAGGTGAGGAGCCGGTTGCCCACCCAGTTGGCCACGATGGCGAGCGTCGTGGAGATGCCCTTCGCCACCAGCAGCCCGGAGGTGCCGGTGTGGAGGAACACGGTGTACGCGAGCAGGTTGAAGACCCCGACGTCGACGAGGAAGCCGGCGCCGCCGACGAGGCCGAAGGCGGCGACCTCGCGGACGATCGGTCGCCGGAGCAGTGCACGCGGATTCGGGAGTGGTCGGATCAGCATCGCGTCACGACCTGACCAGCTCGAAGACGATGCTGCGGTGGACGGGGATCCGCTGCTCGACGTGGTAGCCGAGCGCCTCCAGATCCGCCACGTTCGGAGAGGTGCTCGAGCCCTCGACGACCCAGACGGTGTCGTGGCCGATGAGCCGGTCGTGGATCTCGGACAGCGGCGCGGCGAGATCCCAGAGCTCGGGGCGGTCACGGTAGCTCGTCTCGAGCGCCACGTCGTCGAGACCGGCGAAGGCCTGCGGGTAGAGGTCGATCGCGAGCCGCGACTTGCGCGAGGGCTTCACCGACTGGTCGAAGACGACCGCGTCGCCCGGCGAGGCATGGGCCTGGACGACCTCCGCGGTCTGCCGGAGGTCGCTGCCGTCGTCCTTCGCGAACGGGCCGCGCTGTTCCGCGAGGACCGGGATCGCGAGCGCCAGAACGAGCGCGACACCGACCGCGGTCGCCACCGCGCGGTCCACCCGCTTCGGCAGGAGCTCGACGATCGTCCGGAGTCCGAGCGCCATCATGATCGCGACGGCCGGGACGCAGAAGGTGACGTAGCGCAGGTTGTACATCGGCGTCACGAGGGTGTTGCCGATGATGAGCAGCGCGGTCGGTGCGAGCGCCCAGACGGCGATCATCGCCAGGGCGCGACGCTGCCGGGACGATCGGCGCACCACGAGGACCCCGACGGGAGCGAGCACGATGAGTAGCCACGCGAGCACGGCGAACGCCGGCGTCTGGAACCACTGGCCGACGAGCACCGATTCCGGCGTCGCGTAGTCCCGCCTGCCGAGGAACGCGATCTGCTCGCGCTGCGCGATGCCCGCGATCACGATCGGAGCGCCGAGGACCAGTGCGCCGACCAGGGACCAGCCCCACGCTCGCATCACCCTCCGCCCGGGGCGTTGGAGCACCATCCAGGTTGCGTGCACGAGGAGGAGCATCGCGAGGTACAGGAACAGGTACATCGAGGCGGCGCTCGCGATGGCGAAGAGCGCCCAGCTGCGGCGTGACGTGGACCGGCGGCGCACGAGCGACACGAACCAGACCGTCAGCCACACGACCGCGGCCATGCCCAGCGCATAGGAACGCGTCTCGGCGCCCATCCGTGTGACCTGGGGGATGACGGCGAACACGAGGCCCGCCGTGATGCCGATCGCCGAGGTGAAGATGGACCGCGCGAGCACGACCGTCCCGGCCGCGGCCAGGCCGACGCCGATCGCGCTCGGGAACCGCGTGACGGCCTCGGCGGTGCCGAAGGCGCCGGTCCAGACGTGCAGGAACGCGTAGTACAGGCCGTGGACGGCGTCGATGTGGCCGATCATCCCGAACATGACCGGGAGGGGGCGTTCGGCGGCGAGGACGCTCGCCGCCTCGTCACCCCAGTACGACGGCGTGCCGATGCCGATGAGCGAGACGAGGGTGGCGAACAGGCCGATGACCCAGGGTGCGACGCGGCCGCCGAGGAGGGCGTGGAGGGCGTCCCACCGACGGCGCGAGGGCGCGGTCGGGACGGTGATCGTCGCAGTCATGGGTTCCCCTCGGACGCGACAACCTGGCGCGTCGTCTCATCGTCCGCCGCTCGGATGAACGCCAGCAGAGAGATTCCTGAGAGGCCGCGGGGGATCCTGCCGGGACCCCACGGCAGGAGCCCGGCCGCCCCGGTGGGGAGTTGTCCCCATCGCGCGGCAACGGCGCGCGGGACAGACTGCTGGAGTCCGCCGCCGAAAGGAATCCCGATGCAGCTCTCCCGCGTCACCGCCCTGATCACCCTCCCCGTCGCAGCCATGCTCGTGCTGGCCGGATGCTCCACGCCGTCGGCCCCCGACGCGAAGCCGACGGAGAAGGCTTCGTCGTCTGCGACGTCGAAGCCGACCTCGACCGGATCGGCGGACGGTGAGGTCACCGAGCCTGGAGCGCAGGTCGGGATCGATGAGCCGATCGTCTACGAGTCGCAGGGCACCGACGGCGTCACCGCGCTCATCAGCGCGAAGCTGACCGAGGTCACCCCCGCGACGGCCGACCAGGTCGCGTTCCTCAAGACGCAGTTCGACGGCGGGGAACTCGACGGCTACGACATCACGCTCATCCGGCTCGAGATGACCAAGGTGTCGGGCGACCCGGTGGCGTTCAACAGCGACGCGACCTCCTTCTCGCCCGTCGACGCCGATGGCGAGAAGGTCCAGGAGGCCACGCTCATCGGGTGGGACGAGTGCGGATCCGAGTCGTTCACCGAGGAGTTCGATGCTGGCGCGCCGATCACGCAGTGCTACGTCGCGGCGGCTCCCGCCGGTGGCAAGGCTCCGGCCGGCCTCATGTACGACGGCGGCTTCACCGACCCGAACCCGTACGACTCCTTCGACGGCGACCCGATCCTGCTCATCAAGGACTAGCTGTACTGCAGGCCTGAGTCCCTTCGACAGGCTCAGGGACCGGAGCGTCGCGGGTGAACCTCTCCCGCTCACTGAGCCTGTCGAAGTGCCCGCGAGGAACCCGTATCGTTCCGGGCACACCTCTCCCGGTCACTGAGCCTGTCGAAGTGCGCACGAGGAACCCGCATCGTTCCGGTGAACCTCTTCCGGTCACTGAGCTTGTCGAAGTGCTCGCGAGGAACCCGCAGCGTTCCGGGCACACCTCTCCCGGTCACTGAGCTTGTCGAAGTGCTCGCGAGGACACCTCATCGTTCCGGGCACACCTCTCCCGGTCACTGAGCTTGTCGAAGTGCTCGCGAGGACACCTCATCGTTCCGGGCACACCTCTCCCGGTCACTGAGCCTGTCGAAGTGCGCACGAGGAACCCTTCGACAGGCTCAGGGACCGGAAACGGTCAGAACGGTGCGGGATCCGGTTCCGTCCGGTGGTGCTTCCCGTCGGGTGTTGTCCAGTCGAGCACGCCGCCGGGTTCGTGGTCGAGGTTCCACCCGGGCAGGTGCTTCATCCGGTGATGATGTCGACAGAGACAGGCGAGGTTCCCGACATCTGTCGTCCCGCCGTCTTCCCACGCGACCGAATGATCAAGATCGCAGGCCCGGGCTCGCCTGCCGCAGCCCGGTGCCCGACAGGTGCCGTCCCGCAGCCGCACCGCGCGCTGCAGATCGGCCGGGACCCGGTACTGATTCCGCCCGACCGAGAGGACCGCGCCGGTATCCGGTTGGACGAGGACCCGGGTGAAGCTGGGCGCATTCACCGCGATACGGGCCGCGGTCTCGGGGTCGATCGGACCGTACCCGTCGAGCGTGGCGGGTGCGTCGCTGACGCCGGCCATGCTCAACGCCGGGACGGTGATCTGCACGGTCGGCTTGATGTGCTCCTGCACTTCGATCGGGTGCGGGAGCACTGGGCTCGACATGACGTCTTCCGGGGTCACGCCGGTGAGAGCGAGCGCTGCGAGGGCATCTGCCTGCAGCTGAGCGCACGTGCGAGTGTCGCCGGCGGTGCGTGACTCCGCCGCGGCCGCTTCGACCCGTTCGACGAGGCCCTGCGCGATGGGTGCCGTCGTGAACAGGTGCACCCAGGCCATGCCGTCGGCTGCGGGTTCGAACTCGACCCGGCGGTCCGCCTCGGACCGCCGGGCGCGTGCGGTGATGGATTCGGGGTGGAGGCGCTCGCGGAGCATTCGGGCGCGCCTGCGGAGGTTCGCGTTGGTCGTCTCCTCGGCGACCGGCAGGACCTCAGCGAGGAACGCCGCTCGCCCCGCGGTCGGCACGTCATTGAGTTGGTCGATGATCGTCTGCGCGTGCCGCGCTGACATGCGGCCGGCTTCGAGGGACTCGAGCACGGCGGGTGCGTCGTTCACGAGACGCTCGGCGTCGTTCGTCGCCCGCTGGACCGTCTGCTCGGGGGTGCGGGTCGCCATCGCGAGGGCTGCGCAGGTGGATCGGCGGGAGAGGGCCAGTCGCTCGGCCGGCGGGAACACGGCCGGAACGACCGAGTCGGCGAGCGCGTCCGCATATGCGGCAGAGCGAGCCAGCAAGCGCGCCTCGCGGGCGTCGAGAGCCGCCCGCAGCCGGTGGATCTCCGCGTACTCCTCCGAGAACTCCACCAGCTGCGCGGCGTATTCATCGCCGACGCGGATCGCGGTGGTGGTGGTCTCGGTCATGGAACCAGTCCACCATGGACCACTGACATTCCAGATGATGAGTCTGGGGACTGTGGAAGTTGCTCGTGGGCCCTTCGACAAGCTCAGGGATCGGAAGAAGATCACCGGAACGGGAAGCCCCTCGCGTGCCCTTCGACAAGCTCAGGGATCGGAAGAAGATCACCGGAACGGGAAGCCCCTCGCGTGCCCTTCGACAGGCTCAGGGACCGGGGGAAGATCGCCGGAACGGGAAGCCCCTCGCGTGCCCTTCGACAGGCTCAGGGACCGGGGGAGGTCGGTCGGATCGGCGGGGTTTTCCGTTGGCCCTTCGACAAGCTCAGGGACCGGAAGAAGATCACCGGAACGGGAAGCCCCTCGCGTGCCCTTCGACAAGCTCAGGGACCGGAAGAAGATCACCGGAACGGGAAGCCCCTCGCGTGCCCTTCGACAAGCTCGGGGACCGGAGGAAGATCACCGGAGCTGGAGGTTCCTCGTGGGCCCTTCGACAAGCTCAGGGACCGGGGAGGGGAGCCAGGGACCGGGGAGGGGAGCCAGGGACCGGGGAGGGGAGCCAGGGACCGGGGGGGGGGGTCAGGGACCGGGGGTGAGCCGAGTCGGCGTCCCGCAGACAGACGAACGCCGGTGACCCGAGCGGGGCACCGGCGTTCGTGTGATCGGGAGGTCAGTTCTTGAACGCGTCCTTCACGTTCTCACCGGCCTGCTTCACGTCGGACTTGGCCTGGTCGGCCTTGCCCTCCGCGACGAGCTTGTCGTTGTCTGTCGCCTTGCCGACGGCCTCTTTGGCCTTGCCCGCGAGGTCTTCGGCGGCGTTCTTGATCTTGTCTCCTGCGCTCATATGGTGCTCCTCACATGTTCTTCGGGCTGTCGATCCGCACTGATCGAATCCGACAGGGCGACCTGGTGGACGCCCTTCACTTCTACACCCGGGAGCTCCACGTCCGGGCGGGGCTCCAGCAGACTCCCAGAGAACTCCCCGGACCGCCCAGCACCAGTGCACCCGTCGTCGGTTCGTCCTCGACAGCCAGGACCCCGGCGATCAGACCACGCCGCTCGTGCCGAGCAGGGTGCCGATCGCGAAGGTGGCTGCGAGGGCGAGCGCTCCGCCGACCACGACCCGGACGGTCGGGCGGATCGCCGGGTTGCCGCCGATCCTCGCGCTCGTGAAGCCGGTGAGTGCCAGCGCGATGAGCACGACGACGAAGGTGATCGGGACGCGCACCTCGGGCGGCGGCAGCAGGATCGCGAGCAGGGGGAGCAGTGCCCCGACCG
This region includes:
- a CDS encoding MarR family winged helix-turn-helix transcriptional regulator, producing MSDDVDPAEAGAVIQASLATVLRWSTRADNRRSLHDAEGAALTATDAWLLEYVITAGPIRMSTVAGWMDVDKSTATAEVRRLEEGGLVVRATDPSDRRAVLVSATEEGRTALERHRQAAQQVYNTLVGKWSERDRAELARLLSRFVDEFSWVSDAVSQHNASR
- a CDS encoding HNH endonuclease signature motif containing protein, which gives rise to MTETTTTAIRVGDEYAAQLVEFSEEYAEIHRLRAALDAREARLLARSAAYADALADSVVPAVFPPAERLALSRRSTCAALAMATRTPEQTVQRATNDAERLVNDAPAVLESLEAGRMSARHAQTIIDQLNDVPTAGRAAFLAEVLPVAEETTNANLRRRARMLRERLHPESITARARRSEADRRVEFEPAADGMAWVHLFTTAPIAQGLVERVEAAAAESRTAGDTRTCAQLQADALAALALTGVTPEDVMSSPVLPHPIEVQEHIKPTVQITVPALSMAGVSDAPATLDGYGPIDPETAARIAVNAPSFTRVLVQPDTGAVLSVGRNQYRVPADLQRAVRLRDGTCRAPGCGRRARACDLDHSVAWEDGGTTDVGNLACLCRHHHRMKHLPGWNLDHEPGGVLDWTTPDGKHHRTEPDPAPF
- a CDS encoding glycosyltransferase family 39 protein, which encodes MTATITVPTAPSRRRWDALHALLGGRVAPWVIGLFATLVSLIGIGTPSYWGDEAASVLAAERPLPVMFGMIGHIDAVHGLYYAFLHVWTGAFGTAEAVTRFPSAIGVGLAAAGTVVLARSIFTSAIGITAGLVFAVIPQVTRMGAETRSYALGMAAVVWLTVWFVSLVRRRSTSRRSWALFAIASAASMYLFLYLAMLLLVHATWMVLQRPGRRVMRAWGWSLVGALVLGAPIVIAGIAQREQIAFLGRRDYATPESVLVGQWFQTPAFAVLAWLLIVLAPVGVLVVRRSSRQRRALAMIAVWALAPTALLIIGNTLVTPMYNLRYVTFCVPAVAIMMALGLRTIVELLPKRVDRAVATAVGVALVLALAIPVLAEQRGPFAKDDGSDLRQTAEVVQAHASPGDAVVFDQSVKPSRKSRLAIDLYPQAFAGLDDVALETSYRDRPELWDLAAPLSEIHDRLIGHDTVWVVEGSSTSPNVADLEALGYHVEQRIPVHRSIVFELVRS
- a CDS encoding TerC family protein, encoding MEIPGYVWLLTIVGILALLAFDFIFHVRKAHEPTLPEAAKWSALYVGIAIVFGLGVLFFGGGTLGSEYFAGYITEKALSVDNLFVFLIIMSSFRVPRADQQKVLLFGIVFALIARTGFIFLGAAAVNAWSWLFYIFGAFLIFTAIKLLRPEEESDDANNFVIRLAKRLFKTTDRYDGDKLVTIENGKKVLTPMLLVMVAIGGTDLLFALDSIPAIFGLTQNPYIVFTATAFSLLGLRQLYFLIDGLLDRLIFLSYGLAAILGFIGVKLVLHALHENTLPFLNGGEHIPVFEISTGLSLIVIIGILTVTVLASLLSPAGRAHTIISDARTQAKKIVDHADSPEDIPDGHHVDEVELETSYTRMVERQKSFANLKPKHQAKAADDEELQRLLARAHELQAKSSDSRGLL
- a CDS encoding TerD family protein; translated protein: MGLSLEKGQSLSLTKQDGGSLTRIRLGLGWDGVAPVKRGFFGRSSAPDIDLDASAIFFDATGKVLDTIWFQQLASKDGSASHTGDNLTGAGDGDDETILVDLSRVAPSVQQIVFVISSYSRQTFDTVQNAFSRIIDDSTPGSPEVARYQLTDSGPHTAMIMSKVSREGNGWTFKAIGERANGRSVMDLLGPAAQAL
- a CDS encoding GtrA family protein, with translation MLIRPLPNPRALLRRPIVREVAAFGLVGGAGFLVDVGVFNLLAYTVFLHTGTSGLLVAKGISTTLAIVANWVGNRLLTFRAHRRSDVAREALEFGLVSLAGGAIALACLWVSHDAMHLTTPLADNVSANIVGLALGSAFRFVLYRFWVYGPRAERTGPIPVRIDP
- a CDS encoding CsbD family protein, coding for MSAGDKIKNAAEDLAGKAKEAVGKATDNDKLVAEGKADQAKSDVKQAGENVKDAFKN
- a CDS encoding TerD family protein; this encodes MAGLTLEKGNNLSLTKTSPGLTVATVGLGWDPRTTSGEAFDLDASALLVGANGKVRSSADFIFYNQPASADGSVKHLGDNRTGDGEGDDEQISVDLNAVGADVERVIIAVSIDKADERRQNFGQVRGAYCRIVDQDGTEIVRFDLSEDAAPETAMLFSELYRNGSEWKFKAVGQGYTTGLAGIAGDFGVPLG
- a CDS encoding toxic anion resistance protein translates to MSTPLTPPDANEQAAASLVLHAPDAPDVVQAEEAPGMVPVPAERQTEIQQQARSFVTEVATLDPRSPEFAQKIEGISQIGGKEMVQSSGYSSRMLDRSSTSVAGAKRSGDSAQIKVATTLGDLRSTVEDLTPNQADLGVGRKILGFIPGGNKLAKYFQKYESAQTQLDKIIKSLMAGQDELLKDNAALAGEKVQLWETMQALSEYAVFAKALDAACVAKIDEARSSGRIEEAQKLEADVLFPVRQRHQDILTQLAVSVQGYLAMDLIRKNNLELIKGVDRARTTTIAALRTAVVVAQALANQKMVLDQIDAINTTTNNMILQTSEMLKDQTTRIHQQASTAGVSVETLQRAFDNVFQTMDAIDTFRAEAAKNMEGTVNALESGLEKAKPYLERSRQAEQRELR